GCATGTCCTACGTTTTACTATTTTTATTCCTTTGTTTAAAATGCTTCTGTTTCTGGTGCTTCCAAAGATATTTTTCCAAGTTTACCTGAACGTAAATCTTGAATAACAATATCGGAGACTTTTGAAAAATCGACTTTGCCTCCACTTTGCAATGCCCCGCGTTGTTTACCGATATAAACAAAAATATCCCACATATCTTGCATCTCTTTATCTATGCTATAACGTTTTTCCAAATTCTCGGGATAGTGGATTTGCATATAGTGAATAGCAAATGCAACGACGTCCTGCAACGAGAGTAATTGATCTTTAATTGTTCCAATAGCTGCTAATCGATAGCCCACTTCTTCATCTTCAAATTTCGGCCATAATATCCCAGGAGTATCCAGTAATTCAAAATCTTTTTTCACTTTAATCCACTGTTGCTGTTTCGTGACACCCGGCTTATTTCCTGTTTTAGCAATTTTTTTATTTGCCAAACGATTGATGAGGGTGGATTTACCAACATTTGGAATACCAACAATGATCGCACGTGCTGCACGTGGTTGAATTCCTTTTGCTTTTAGCTTTTCCATTTTTTTCTTTGCCTGTTCTTTCGCCAATTGTATAACAGCTTGGATATCATTACGCTCATTCACATTAATGGCAATAGCTGAAATATTCTGTTGCTGAAAATAATCAATCCATTGTTCTGTTACTTGTTGGTCAGCTAAATCTTTTTTCATCATTACAATCATTTTTGATTTTTGGTGGATAACTTGCTGCAGCATGGGATTTTGGGAGGAAAGAGGTGCGCGAGCATCTACCAACTCAATAACAAAGTCAACAAGTTTAAGCTTTTCCTCTACTTCCCGCTTCGCTTTTGCCATATGACCTGGAAACCATTGAATCGTCATAATTAAAAACCTACTTTCTTATTAGTTGCATACGTTCCATTGGCCAATAGAGCAAACTCGTTTTACCTACAATTTGATCCATTGGCACCAACCCCAATACACGACTATCCGTTGAGTTTTCCCGATTATCACCCAAAACAAGCACATAATTTTCGGGAATCTCTTGGTAGTTTCCTGGAAGGTCTTCTAATATAAAATCATTGGTGTATATGGGTAATTCTGTCTGAATTCCTTGTTGATCGTTTAAATAATTTTGTTCTACTTCTTCCCCATTAATGTACAATATATTATCTTTTACTTCAACATGCTCCCCAGGTAAGCCGATAATACGTTTGATGAAATCTTTTTCTGTAGAAGCATGAAAAACAACAATGTCAAAGCGTTCCGGCTTTTTTACGTCATAAATAAATTTATTAACGATCAATTGATCTCCATTATGTAGTGTTGGCAACATCGATGGTCCCTCCACAACGACGGGAGCAAACAGAAATGTTCGAACGATAAAAGCCAAACTAAAAGCTATCAAAATTGCTTTTAACCAATCCAGCCACTCTTTATTAGATTTCTTTTTTTTTGCTTGCTCTGCCAATTGCTCGACCTCCCTGTTTTAACCAAAATTGCTAATTAAAAATGGTTTTTTCTTCCATACATTACTATATAAAAATTTCTCTTCTCCACAAACAGCACAATAGTCCATAGCGATAGCCGATTTTTTAAAATTGACTATAGTAGTCAAAATATTATATTTTCTTAACATGAACAAAGGCGCGGGGCGCCCGTTTAGCAACGTAGCGAATGGAACGAATCAACTAAAGATTTAGGAATCATGCCACTAAAAACAGGGGTATGCCGACGCCTGAGCGGCAAGCCCGGTTTTAGTCGGCCTTCCTCTTTGCCGCGAACCGATGAGGCCTTATCGTAGGGCGCATTTCTAAAGTCGCATCGTTGCTGGGCTCATGCGCCGGACGTGGCTATTCGGTTATTTCGTTATCTCCAAGCACCTCATTTTACACTTTTGTATGAAAAAAAGGCTATTTACCATTTAGGTAGTATTTCAAGAATCTAAACATTATAAAGCAAAATTTGTTCATCATAGATGGTGGCTTGCGCTCTTGGCGATCCATGGTGGTTTCTTATCTTATTAAAAAAGGAGCTTGTGCAAATTGCCAAGCTCCTTTCCCTAACATGCTCTGTCATGTATTCGATTAACGCCGTTCTTTAATACGAGCTGCTTTTCCACGAAGGTTACGTAAATAATAAAGCTTCGCACGACGTACAATACCACGACGTGTAACTTCAATTTTATCAATCCGTGGAGAATGTAAAGGGAATGTACGTTCCACACCAATACCGTAAGATAACTTTCTTACTGTAAATGTTTCACTGATTCCACCATTTTGACGTTTAATGACAACACCTTCGAACACCTGAATACGTTCGCGGGAACCTTCCACAACTTTCACGTGTACTTTTATTGTGTCCCCAGCGCGAAATTCAGGATGATCCGTACGCAATTGATCTTTTGTAATATCTTCAATTAACTTTTGCATCCTGGTTCACTCCTTCCAAACCAATGCTCTTATCTCCTAGATGACAGCGGAACATCGTTGATCAAGCCTAAAGCATATCACTTTAAACACAAGTATAAATATACCATATACATGAACAGACTGCAACTACTTTTTTTCGTTTTGTAGCTCGTTTAACAAACACTGTAAATCTGCTGATAGATTCTTCTTAAGCAATAAATCTTTTCGCCGTTCATACGTTCGCTCAAGAGCTTGCCTTTTTCTCCAAGCCTCTATTTTTGCATGGTCGCCAGATAGTAAAACTTCAGGAACTTCCATCCCTCGAAAGTTAGCAGGTCGTGTGTAATGCGGGTGCTCCAATAGACCAGTTGAGAAGGAATCCTGAGGTGCGGATTCCTCATTTCCAAGCACATCTGGCAGCAGCCGAATAACACTGTCCATCACTACCATTGCTCCTAGTTCGCCACCTGTTAAAACATAGTCGCCTATCGATATTTCATCACTCGCTACATGCGAGCGTATACGTTCATCAAAACCTTCATAATGTCCACAAATAAGGATAAGATGATCCTCTTCTGCTAATTCTTCTGCTTTTTTTTGTGTATATGTCTCTCCTTGCGGGCACATTAAAATTATCCGCGGTTGGGTAGGGCGTTTACTTTTTACTGCTTCGACGGCATCAAATATCGGTTGTGGTGCTAATACCATTCCTGCTCCTCCACCATATGGGTAGTCATCCACCTTCTGATGCTTATGTTGGGAATAGTCACGAAAATTCACAAGGTCATAGGTGAATTTATTTCTATCTTGTGCTTTCTTTAAAATCGAGGACCCCATTACCCCAGAAAACATTTCTGGAAAGAGCGTTAATACATCGATATGCATTTAGTCCAACAACCCTTCCATTGGAGAAATGGTCACTTTCTTCGCTTCTACATCCACATCTATCACCACATCTTCAATGTACGGAATAAGTGCGTTTTTTCCGTTTTTTCGCTCGACTACCCAAACGTCATTCGCTCCAGGCGACAAAATCTCTGTAATGGTACCTATTTCTTCTCCCGCCTGTGTAACCATTGTACATCCGATTATTTCATGGTAATAAAATTCATGTTCCGCTAATTCCGTCTGCTGTGATTGGGGAATCTTTAGCTCACAGCCTTTGAAAGCGATCATATCATTGATGTTTTGATAGCCCTCAAATTGAAGCAAATCGAAACCCTTATGCACTCGATGGCTGGAAATGGTCATCTTAATAGGCTCCTGTCCATGTTTTATAATGTAGACATCATTACCAACTTCAAACCGATCATTAAAATCGGTTATCCGTAACACTTTTACCTCCCCTTTTATCCCATGAGTATTGACTATTTTTCCTACAGTAAACATTTGTTCTGTCATTATCTCACCTGCTATTCATCAATTCGTATCACGATATTATCTTTTACAATGATTGCCTGTTCTTTCATTATTTCATTCCATTGCGATCCTTCTGTAACCTCAACAAGAGCTTCAACTTCCCTTTCAACAATTTCACTACCGATTTCAAGCATATCCAATTGCTCCATTTTAAACTCAGCAAGTTTGATCTTTTCTTTTCGATTATTTAATTCTTGTTGGAATCGATGCTCGATTTCCTGCTTTGAATAACCGGATTTATTTTGCAATTTGCGCTGCTCAAACAACAACTGTTGACACTCTTGTTCAAGTCGCATTTTATGATCATGAAAGTTAGCTTTGATTTTTTCCTTACTATTCTCCGTTAACACCTGTTTTATTTGTACCTTTTTTATAATTTGCATATTTATCGCCTCACTCTCAAAACGTCTAAAGCAGAACATAGTTTTTTTAGTTGGGACAAACCATATTGAAAAATGGGTTGACGCGTGCATTCCTACTCTTCTCCATCGAACTGCAAATACGGTATCAATGAATCTGAATAAACGGTCGTTTACTTCTATGCTAGCATTTACGTGTTTAGAAAAACTTGGCTTGTCGCCAAGTCTTGTGGCGGAAGCCTTTGTTTTTCTTATACTATAAATCAAAAAAATCTTATACTTTCCTATAGTGTAAAAAAGGAAAGGGTTTATTTCCTCCCTTTCCCTTTACATAATATCTAAATACACACGTTTATTACTATTTGACTTTGCTGCATAAACAACCGTTCGAATTGCTTTCGCAATTCGCCCGTTTTTACCGATCACCTTACCGACATCTTCAGGATGAACAGAAAGATGATAAACAATTTTCGTTTCTTCCTCTGTTTCTTTAATCACAACATCTTCAGGATGATCTACAAGTGATGTAACAATCGTTTCAATAAGAGCTTTCATGTTATCACTCTACTTTGCAACTTGATTTTTTTGCTCGTGGAACTTTTTCATGATGCCTTGTTTAGAGAATAGATTGCGAACTGTATCACTAGGCTTTGCACCTTTAGACATCCAGTCAAGTGCTTTATCCTCATCTATTTTAACTTCAACTGGATTAACTACAGGGTTATATGTTCCTATTTGTTCAATAGAACGCCCGTCACGTGGCGCACGTGAATCAGCGACAACAATACGGTAGAATGGGTTTCTCTTTGATCCCATACGTTTCAAACGAATCTTTACTGCCATTTTCTTGCACCTCCATCTTTAATAACTTAACACATTTTTAAATTCTAGCAGAAAAAACAAAGTCTGTAAAGTGTTTTTCCATTACAGAAAGAAAATATTGTATTTCATGGGTTATTCCATTGTTGGCATGAACCATTAAAGCGTGCTGAAGTAGCCTTGAAATCCCATTTCTTTCATTCTCCTAAAAACCGTTATAAGCTAAAGACATTGTGTTTGGAAAAGGAGTTCCTCTTTATTACATAAATGGGAGTTTCATGCCTTTTCCTTTTTTACCTTTCTTGCCTTTTTGCATATTCGTCATTTGCTTCATCATTTTCTTCATTTCTTCAAATTGCTTTAGTAATCTGTTTACTTGTGACACATTCGTGCCTGAACCTTTAGCTACTCGTTTTTTTCTACCTGCATTCATGATACTTGGATCCTGACGTTCTTGCTTTGTCATAGACTTTATGATCGCTTCCACATGCGAAAGCTGTTTTTCATCGAATTGGGCATTTTTTAGCCCCTTCATTTTGTTTGCTCCGGGAATCATGGCCATTAAATCTTCTAATGGACCCATTTTTTTTACCTGTCCCATTTGTTCCAAAAAATCGTCCAAAGTAAATGACATCGTGCGCATTTTCTCTTCCAATTCTTTGGCTTGCTTTTCATCCACATTGGTTTGTGCCTTTTCAATTAAAGATAGTACATCGCCCATGCCTAGAATCCTAGAGGCCATCCGGTCAGGGTGAAATGCTTCTAACTCATCAAGCTTCTCTCCCATTCCGGCAAACTTGATTGGCTTGTCAGTCACAGCTTTAATGGAAAGAGCTGCACCACCACGTGTATCCCCATCCAGCTTCGTTAAAATGACGCCAGTTATATCAAGTTGCTCATTGAAGCTTTCCGCAACATTTATTGCGTCCTGTCCAGTCATGGAGTCAACAACAAGATAAATTTCATGCGGTTGCACTTCTGCTTTAATCTGTTGTAATTCTCCCATCAGTTCGTTATCTACATGTAAACGACCAGCAGTATCGATAATGACATAATCATGATGGTCTTCTTTTGCCTTTTCTAGCGCGTTTTTCGCAATATCAACTGGATTTGCCTCTTCCCCCATGGAAAACACAGCCATATCAAGCTGACGCCCCAATGTTTCCAGCTGTTGAATTGCTGCCGGACGGTAAACATCGCAGGCAACAAGTAGAGGGTTACGATTGTGTTTTTTGCGCAGTAAGTTGGCTAGTTTTCCAGAGGTGGTTGTTTTCCCTGCTCCTTGTAAGCCTACCATCATAATCACAGTAGGTCCGCGATCAGCTACAGCAATTTTACTTTGTTCACCGCCCATTAAGGCCGTTAGCTCTTCTTTGACGACTTTAATAACCTGTTGTCCTGGAGTTAAACTTTCCATTACTTCTTGACCAACAGCACGTTCTTTAATATTTTTGATAAGGTCCTTAACCACTTTATAGTTAACATCAGCTTCTAGCAAGGCCAAACGAACTTCTCGCGTCATTTCTTTTACGTCTTGCTCAGATACCTTACCCTTACCAGTTATTTTTTTTATCGTACTTTGCAGGCGGTCAGCTAATCCTTCAAATGCCATAGAAGGTGTCCCCCTAATCCAATTCTTTTAATTTAATCACGAGCTGTTGCACATCTTTGTTGCCAGAAGTTATTTCTTCTAGCTGCTTTAACAGCTCAAAGCGCTGCTGAAATTTATTATATAAGCCAAGCTTTTGCTCATACGATTCCAGCATTTGTTCCGTTCGCTTTATATTATCAT
This genomic interval from Virgibacillus pantothenticus contains the following:
- the ylqF gene encoding ribosome biogenesis GTPase YlqF yields the protein MTIQWFPGHMAKAKREVEEKLKLVDFVIELVDARAPLSSQNPMLQQVIHQKSKMIVMMKKDLADQQVTEQWIDYFQQQNISAIAINVNERNDIQAVIQLAKEQAKKKMEKLKAKGIQPRAARAIIVGIPNVGKSTLINRLANKKIAKTGNKPGVTKQQQWIKVKKDFELLDTPGILWPKFEDEEVGYRLAAIGTIKDQLLSLQDVVAFAIHYMQIHYPENLEKRYSIDKEMQDMWDIFVYIGKQRGALQSGGKVDFSKVSDIVIQDLRSGKLGKISLEAPETEAF
- the lepB gene encoding signal peptidase I, whose translation is MAEQAKKKKSNKEWLDWLKAILIAFSLAFIVRTFLFAPVVVEGPSMLPTLHNGDQLIVNKFIYDVKKPERFDIVVFHASTEKDFIKRIIGLPGEHVEVKDNILYINGEEVEQNYLNDQQGIQTELPIYTNDFILEDLPGNYQEIPENYVLVLGDNRENSTDSRVLGLVPMDQIVGKTSLLYWPMERMQLIRK
- the rplS gene encoding 50S ribosomal protein L19, with the protein product MQKLIEDITKDQLRTDHPEFRAGDTIKVHVKVVEGSRERIQVFEGVVIKRQNGGISETFTVRKLSYGIGVERTFPLHSPRIDKIEVTRRGIVRRAKLYYLRNLRGKAARIKERR
- the trmD gene encoding tRNA (guanosine(37)-N1)-methyltransferase TrmD, producing MHIDVLTLFPEMFSGVMGSSILKKAQDRNKFTYDLVNFRDYSQHKHQKVDDYPYGGGAGMVLAPQPIFDAVEAVKSKRPTQPRIILMCPQGETYTQKKAEELAEEDHLILICGHYEGFDERIRSHVASDEISIGDYVLTGGELGAMVVMDSVIRLLPDVLGNEESAPQDSFSTGLLEHPHYTRPANFRGMEVPEVLLSGDHAKIEAWRKRQALERTYERRKDLLLKKNLSADLQCLLNELQNEKK
- the rimM gene encoding ribosome maturation factor RimM (Essential for efficient processing of 16S rRNA), with product MTEQMFTVGKIVNTHGIKGEVKVLRITDFNDRFEVGNDVYIIKHGQEPIKMTISSHRVHKGFDLLQFEGYQNINDMIAFKGCELKIPQSQQTELAEHEFYYHEIIGCTMVTQAGEEIGTITEILSPGANDVWVVERKNGKNALIPYIEDVVIDVDVEAKKVTISPMEGLLD
- a CDS encoding YlqD family protein; translation: MQIIKKVQIKQVLTENSKEKIKANFHDHKMRLEQECQQLLFEQRKLQNKSGYSKQEIEHRFQQELNNRKEKIKLAEFKMEQLDMLEIGSEIVEREVEALVEVTEGSQWNEIMKEQAIIVKDNIVIRIDE
- a CDS encoding KH domain-containing protein, with the protein product MKALIETIVTSLVDHPEDVVIKETEEETKIVYHLSVHPEDVGKVIGKNGRIAKAIRTVVYAAKSNSNKRVYLDIM
- the rpsP gene encoding 30S ribosomal protein S16, with translation MAVKIRLKRMGSKRNPFYRIVVADSRAPRDGRSIEQIGTYNPVVNPVEVKIDEDKALDWMSKGAKPSDTVRNLFSKQGIMKKFHEQKNQVAK
- the ffh gene encoding signal recognition particle protein — protein: MAFEGLADRLQSTIKKITGKGKVSEQDVKEMTREVRLALLEADVNYKVVKDLIKNIKERAVGQEVMESLTPGQQVIKVVKEELTALMGGEQSKIAVADRGPTVIMMVGLQGAGKTTTSGKLANLLRKKHNRNPLLVACDVYRPAAIQQLETLGRQLDMAVFSMGEEANPVDIAKNALEKAKEDHHDYVIIDTAGRLHVDNELMGELQQIKAEVQPHEIYLVVDSMTGQDAINVAESFNEQLDITGVILTKLDGDTRGGAALSIKAVTDKPIKFAGMGEKLDELEAFHPDRMASRILGMGDVLSLIEKAQTNVDEKQAKELEEKMRTMSFTLDDFLEQMGQVKKMGPLEDLMAMIPGANKMKGLKNAQFDEKQLSHVEAIIKSMTKQERQDPSIMNAGRKKRVAKGSGTNVSQVNRLLKQFEEMKKMMKQMTNMQKGKKGKKGKGMKLPFM
- a CDS encoding putative DNA-binding protein codes for the protein MLEKTTRMNYLFDFYQALLTPKQRNYMEMYYLEDYSLGEISEVFDVSRQAVYDNIKRTEQMLESYEQKLGLYNKFQQRFELLKQLEEITSGNKDVQQLVIKLKELD